The following are from one region of the Fusarium keratoplasticum isolate Fu6.1 chromosome 4, whole genome shotgun sequence genome:
- a CDS encoding Mitochondrial pyruvate carrier, translating to MAAIIKAANAKIRSNPVSDYICSTHFWGPVSNFGIPLAAIMDTQKSPELISGQMTGALIIYAGTFMRYSLAVTPRNYLLFACHFVNAGAQLTQGYRWLNYHYWGGKENMAKEQLVQAAEVAKNKVEKAGEKVQSAVSK from the exons ATGGCTGCAATCATCAAGGCTGCTAATGCCAAGATCCGGTCCAACCCGGTATCTGATTACATCTGCTCGACCC ACTTCTGGGGTCCCGTCTCCAACTTCGGCATTCCCcttgccgccatcatggacaCCCAGAAGAGCCCTGAACT caTCTCGGGACAGATGACCGGTGCCCTCATCATCTACGCCGGTACCTTCATGCGCTACTCTCTGGCTGTGACACCCCGAAACTACCTCCTCTTTGCCTGCCACTTCGTCAACGCCGGCGCCCAGCTCACCCAAGGATACCGATGGCTCAACTACCACTACTGGGGCGGAAAGGAGAACATGGCAAAGGAGCAGCTGGTGCAGGCGGCAgaggtggccaagaacaaggttGAGAAGGCCGGCGAGAAGGTTCAGAGCGCCGTCAGCAAATAA
- a CDS encoding Pyruvate carboxylase, whose protein sequence is MTAEAPQQPLTFTDVFEDEEVEEIKEANTVHHIRANSSIMHVKKILGEYLARAPGPSMASRTGPMAPFALTQRTLADSALFALLQSPTVVKFAHELSLHTVAVFSYEDRLSMHRQKADEAYVIGKRGQYTPVAAYLAGDEIIKIAVEHGVQMIHPGYGFLSENAEFARNVEKAGLIFVGPSPDVIDALGDKVSARKLANAANVPVVPGTNGAVERYEEVKDFTDKYGFPIIIKAAFGGGGRGMRVVREQESLKESFERATSEAKTAFGNGTVFVERFLDKPKHIEVQLLGDNHGNIVHLYERDCSVQRRHQKVVEIAPAKDLPADVRDNILNDAVRLAKTAGYRNAGTAEFLVDQQNRYYFIEINPRIQVEHTITEEITGIDIVAAQIQIAAGATLGQLGLTQDRISTRGFAIQCRITTEDPAQGFQPDTGKIEVYRSSGGNGVRLDTGNGYAGAVITPHYDSMLTKLSTHASTYEIARRKSLRALIEFRIRGVKTNIPFLASLLTHPTFIDGNCWTTFIDDTPQLFDLIGSQNRAQKLLAYLGDVAVNGSSIKGQIGEPKFKGEIAVPELINSAGQKIDTSLPYQKGWRNIILEQGPKAFAKAVREYKGTLLMDTTWRDAHQSLLATRVRTVDLLNIAKETSHALSNLYSLECWGGATFDVAMRFLYEDPWDRLRKMRKLVPNIPFQMLLRGANGVAYASLPDNAIDHFVDQAKKNGVDIFRVFDALNDINQLEVGIKAVHKAGGVVEGTVCFSGDMLNPNKKYNLEYYLDLVEKLVNLDIHVLGIKDMAGVLKPHAATLLIGSIRKKYPDLPIHVHTHDSAGTGVASMVACAKAGADAVDAATDSLSGMTSQPSINAIIASLEGTDLDPGLDAKLVRALDVYWSQLRLLYSPFEAHLAGPDPEVYEHEIPGGQLTNMMFQASQLGLGSQWLETKKAYEHANDLLGDIVKVTPTSKVVGDLAQFMVSNGLSPEDVKARASELDFPGSVLEFLEGMMGQPYGGFPEPLRSDALRGRRKLDKRPGLYLDPVDFTKTKRDLAKKYGAPITECDIASYVMYPKVFEDYKKFVQQYGDLSVLPTRYFLSRPEIGEEFNVELEKGKVLILKLLAVGPLSENTGQREVFFEMNGEVRQVTVVDKKAAVENISRPKADAGDSSQVGAPMSGVLVELRVHEGSEVKKGDPLAVLSAMKMEMVISAPHSGKVASLQVREGDSVDGSDLVCRIEKA, encoded by the exons ATGACTGCCGAAGCCCCCCAGCAGCCCCTCACCTTCACCGATGTcttcgaggatgaggaggtcgaggagatcaaggaggccaaCACGGTCCACCACATCCGTGCCAACTCCAGCATCATGCACGTGAAGAAGATTCTCGGTGAGTACCTGGCGCGCGCTCCAGGGCCGTCAATGGCTTCGCGGACGGGCCCAATGGCTCCTTTTGCGCTTACTCAAAGAACCCTCGCTGACTCGGCTCTCTTCGCTCTTCTACAGTCGCCAACCGTGGTGAAATTC GCTCACGAGCTGTCTCTGCACACTGTTGCAGTCTTCAG TTATGAGGATCGTTTGAGCATGCACCGACAGA AGGCCGATGAAGCCTACGTCATTGGCAAGCGAGGACAGTACACCCCTGTCGCCGCGTACCtggctggtgatgagatTATCAAAATTGCCGTTGAGCACGGCGTGCAGATGATCCACCCTG GATACGGTTTCCTCTCCGAGAACGCCGAGTTTGCCCGCAACGTCGAGAAGGCTGGCCTCATT TTCGTCGGCCCCTCTCCCGACGTGATCGATGCTCTCGGTGACAAGGTCTCTGCCCGAAAGCTCGCCAACGCTGCCAACGTTCCCGTCGTCCCTGGTACCAATGGTGCTGTCGAGCGGTacgaggaggtcaaggactTCACTGACAAGTATGGcttccccatcatcatcaaggctgccttcggtggtggtggccgaggTATGCGAGTCGTCCGTGAGCAGGAAAGCCTGAAGGAGTCCTTCGAGCGTGCCACCTCTGAGGCCAAGACTGCTTTCGGTAACGGTACCGTCTTTGTCGAGCGATTCCTTGACAAGCCCAAGCACATCGAGGTCCAGCTTCTCGGTGACAACCACGGCAACATTGTTCACCTGTACGAGCGTGACTGCTCCGTTCAGCGACGACACCAGAAGGTCGTTGAGATTGCCCCTGCCAAGGACCTTCCCGCCGATGTCCGTGACAACATTCTCAACGATGCTGTCCGTCTGGCCAAGACTGCCGGCTACCGCAATGCAGGCACTGCGGAGTTCCTGGTTGACCAGCAGAACCGCTACTACTTCATCGAGATCAATCCTCGTATCCAGGTCGAGCACACCATCACTGAGGAGATCACTGGTATCGACATTGTCGCTGCTCAGATCCAGATCGCCGCTGGTGCTACTCTGGGCCAGCTCGGTCTCACCCAGGACCGCATTTCCACCCGTGGTTTCGCTATCCAGTGCCGAATCACCACCGAGGATCCCGCCCAGGGCTTCCAGCCTGACACTGGCAAGATCGAGGTCTACCGCTCTTCTGGTGGTAACGGTGTCCGTCTGGACACTGGTAACGGTTATGCCGGTGCTGTCATCACTC CCCACTACGACAGCATGCTTACCAAGCTGTCCACACATGCCAGCACATACGAGATTGCCCGCAGAAAGTCTCTGCGTGCCCTGATTGAGTTCCGTATCCGAGGTGTCAAAACCAACATTCCCTTCCTGGCTTCCCTTCTCACCCACCCCACCTTCATCGATGGAAACTGCTGGACCACCTTCATCGACGATACTCCTCAGCTCTTCGACCTCATTGGCAGCCAGAACCGTGCCCAGAAGCTGCTGGCTTACCTCGGTGATGTTGCCGTCAacggcagcagcatcaagggCCAGATCGGCGAGCCCAAGTTCAAGGGTGAGATCGCCGTCCCTGAGCTCATCAACTCTGCTGGCCAGAAGATCGACACCAGCCTGCCCTACCAGAAGGGATGGCGAAACATCATCCTTGAGCAGGGCCCCAAGGCCTTCGCCAAGGCTGTCCGCGAGTACAAGGGTACTCTTCTTATGGATACCACCTGGCGTGACGCCCACCAGTCTCTCCTGGCTACCCGTGTCCGTACCGTTGATCTCCTGAACATCGCCAAGGAGACCAGCCACGCCCTCTCCAACCTCTACTCTCTTGAGTGCTGGGGTGGTGCCACCTTCGATGTCGCCATGCGATTCCTCTACGAGGACCCCTGGGACCGACTCCGCAAGATGCGAAAGCTCGTCCCCAACATTCCCTTCCAGATGCTTCTCCGTGGTGCCAACGGTGTTGCCTACGCTTCGCTGCCTGACAACGCCATTGACCACTTCGTtgaccaggccaagaagaacggTGTTGATATCTTCCGTGTCTTCGATGCTCTCAACGACATCAACCAGCTTGAGGTCGGTATTAAGGCAGTTCACAAggctggtggtgttgtggaGGGTACCGTGTGCTTCTCCGGAGACATGTTGAACCCCAACAAGAAGTACAACCTCGAGTACTACCTCGACcttgttgagaagctcgtcaatctcgacaTCCACGTCCTGGGTATCAAGGATATGGCTGGTGTTCTCAAGCCCCACGCCGCTACCCTCCTGATCGGCTCTATCCGCAAGAAGTACCCCGATCTTCCCATCCACGTCCACACCCATGACTCTGCCGGTACCGGTGTGGCCTCCATGGTTGCTTGCGCCAAGGCTGGTGCTGATGCTGTCGATGCTGCCACTGACAGCCTGTCTGGCATGACCTCTCAGCCCagcatcaacgccatcattGCCTCGCTTGAGGGTACTGACCTTGACCCTGGTCTGGATGCCAAGCTCGTCCGAGCCCTCGACGTCTACTGGTCCCAGCTCCGCCTGCTCTACTCTCCCTTCGAGGCCCATCTCGCCGGCCCCGATCCCGAGGTTTACGAGCACGAGATTCCTGGTGGTCAGCTGACCAACATGATGTTCCAGGCTTCtcagcttggtcttggatCTCAGTGGCTtgagaccaagaaggcctATGAGCACGCCAACGATCTCCTTGGCGACATCGTCAAGGTCACCCCCACCTCCAAGGTCGTCGGTGATCTTGCCCAGTTCATGGTCTCCAACGGCCTCTCCCCCGAGGACGTCAAGGCTCGTGCCTCTGAGCTCGACTTCCCCGGCTCCGTTCTGGAGTTCCTTGAGGGTATGATGGGTCAGCCCTACGGCGGCTTCCCCGAGCCTCTGCGATCTGATGCCCTCCGTGGCCGAcgcaagctcgacaagcGACCTGGTCTCTACCTCGACCCTGTCGActtcaccaagaccaagcgCGATCTCGCCAAGAAGTACGGTGCCCCCATCACCGAGTGCGACATTGCCTCGTACGTCATGTACCCCAAGGTCTTTGAGGACTACAAGAAGTTTGTCCAGCAGTACGGCGATCTCTCCGTCCTGCCCACTCGATACTTCCTTTCTCGCCCTGAGATTGGCGAGGAGTTCAACGTTGAGctcgagaagggcaaggttcttatcctcaagctccttgctGTCGGCCCCCTGTCCGAGAACACCGGCCAGCGTGAGGTCTTCTTCGAGATGAACGGCGAGGTCCGACAGGTCACCGTCGtcgacaagaaggccgccgTTGAGAACATCAGCCGACCCAAGGCTGATGCTGGCGACAGCAGCCAAGTTGGCGCTCCTATGTCTGGTGTGCTGGTCGAGCTCCGAGTCCACGAGGGCTCTGAGGTCAAGAAGGGTGACCCTCTTGCTGTCCTCTCTGCCATGAAGATG GAAATGGTCATCTCTGCTCCCCACAGCGGAAAGGTTGCCAGCCTCCAGGTCCGGGAGGGCGACTCGGTCGACGGCTCCGACCTTGTCTGCCGCATTGAGAAGGCTTAA